CCGTTTGGATGGCCTGGAAGCGGTTGGACCCAGTGCCGAGGGTCTCTGGGGCTTGGGCCGTGGCAATGTGGTGCTGAAAAAACTGGTGCAGCGGGGGAAAGGCTTCCTGGATCAGATCCGAGGCCCGATCGCCCTCTTGGAGGTGGTGTTGGAGGGCGGCGATCTGTTGGGCAAATTGGCGATGCATAGGACAGACAGTAGGGAACCACTAGGGGGGGGTGGGGCAAATCCAGGGGGCGCACTGGGTTGGATCGATCGGCCAGCTTTAGTGTCACGACACCCACCGGCTTAAGGTGTCCCCGGCCCAGGGGGTCAAGGGTTCCGCACGGTTCTGGGATCCTTGGGAATGCTCAGCTTATAGCCAACGCCTCGCACCGTTTTGATTAAGGTTGCGGAGAAGTCTGGTGCTGTCACTTTGTCGATCTTCTTGCGAATTTGGCCAATGTGGACATCTACCACCCGCTGATCCCCCACATGGTCATAGTCCCACACCGCTTGGATCAGTTCCGATCGCCGCCAGACCCGATCGGGGTGACTGGATAGAAAGTACAGCAAATCAAATTCTAAGGCCGTGAAGGGCAGAATATCAGCACCGATTCGAGCTTCCCGCTGCACTGGATCCAAGGCCAACGGGCCAAGGTTGAGGGAAGACGACGGAGGAGGACTGGGGGCACTACGCTGGCGTTTGAGGATGGCGGCCACCCTAGCCCCTAACTCACTGAGGATGAAGGGTTTAGTGATGTAGTCATCGGCCCCTTGGCGAAATCCTTCCAGTTTGTCGGATTCATCGTCCCGACTGGTGAGCATCAACACCAGGACTCCTGTGTGCTGTTGCATCGTCTGGCAAAGGGTATAGCCATTGCTATCGGGCAGATTAACGTCCAAAATCACCAAATCGGGCTGAAAGGAGGCAAACAGGATTAAACCCTGCTGTCCATCCGCTGCAACCTGCATCACATATCCCTGGGTAGACAGGAATCGATCGATGAGATTACGCACAGCAGGATCATCATCAACAATGAGAATTTTGGCAGGGGCCATGGCGTTCACTCTCTGACAGCTCTTAGGGTAAAGAACGACTGACGGCAACCCGCGATCGTAAAACCATCGGGAGCATTATCCTTAAACGTGATCAATGAATTATCCGTTTTCCCCCATGACTTGCAATTTAAGCCTGGAATTCCATTCAACCATTAGCTTGAAGCCAGGGGAACCGCTAGGATAGGGATTTTTCAGTTTTTCAGGAAACGGGACGGAATCTCTAGGCCAAAGTGGGAACCAGCCCAGGGAAAACTTCAGGGCTGATCTGGGTCTGTGGAGTTTCCGGGCCGTTGCTGACCCTAAAGCATCCCTACACGAGATTGAAGGTGTTAAGCTAGACCACATTAGAGATTGGTTTAGAAGAGTCGCCCTCAACCGGGTTCTACCGTGGCCAACCGCCATGGCGATCCGTAAGGGTGCTTTAACTATGGTGCTTTAACTACGGTGCTTCAACTATAGTGTTTCACCTAGGATGCTTCAAAACTTTGACCTGTTCCAGGTAAGGGAGCCAAACCATGGCGTTATGCTCCCATCACACCCTAGTTCTTCGGAGCCGAATCAGGGTGCAACAGCGGATTTCCGCCTTTTTCCCCGCCCTGGGATGAGG
Above is a window of Prochlorothrix hollandica PCC 9006 = CALU 1027 DNA encoding:
- a CDS encoding response regulator transcription factor, whose product is MAPAKILIVDDDPAVRNLIDRFLSTQGYVMQVAADGQQGLILFASFQPDLVILDVNLPDSNGYTLCQTMQQHTGVLVLMLTSRDDESDKLEGFRQGADDYITKPFILSELGARVAAILKRQRSAPSPPPSSSLNLGPLALDPVQREARIGADILPFTALEFDLLYFLSSHPDRVWRRSELIQAVWDYDHVGDQRVVDVHIGQIRKKIDKVTAPDFSATLIKTVRGVGYKLSIPKDPRTVRNP
- the patD gene encoding heterocyst frequency control protein PatD is translated as MHRQFAQQIAALQHHLQEGDRASDLIQEAFPPLHQFFQHHIATAQAPETLGTGSNRFQAIQTEVHKQMRLLALDMMFLRTAHPGAKQALRLQQIEQRLNLLQTYCGAIADLLPPP